The proteins below are encoded in one region of Parvicella tangerina:
- a CDS encoding gliding motility-associated C-terminal domain-containing protein codes for MIKAFYINILFWVWMGNFLVAQSPDINCLSVANNGNVTINWTPATGVSGNFVQYNIYSNASGAFVQEGSVTNLMSSVFVHAGANANVSSVDYFITVVVNSGMSNVELPAADTLSTIFLGVNNPSDGTAILQWSDLDDTIDSSNGDYYYIYRQVNSGAWILYDSVLISDNNYYRDTISICSANFNYQVALNNSEGCQSLSNIDGDLFQDLIPPASPVMSSVTVDTTSGNALLNWYSSSSPDAAAYIIMQNIGGVWSIIDTVYGYNNTTYLNVNSNADLIAETYGIAAFDSCWNGNPPAPNTSPLGTPHISIFLKSTYSVCDHQITLKWNSYRNWNSGLGHYNIYRSDEGTAYSLIHTITSGDTLFSEVVDYGGNYCYIIEAVSGNGLDTAISNVACRNARQPNSPDFAYIQSVTVEDEVVVVKIHPDISGTTTEIELFRSEDGTNYQSVYTESDVSTAMVYEDLEVNPSDDYYWYRYTVRDSCENVILTSNDARSIHLSVNADPHTMVNLVQWNSYKNWNGNLLYYELYRSVNGEYDPSPIAVLSPNQLYYEDDISNLIGTEADGYFCYYVKAVESVNVYGLEETSLSNEACASQKTLVYIPNAMVVGGVNNLWKPVVNLIDVNSYECRVYNRLGQVIFETSSPDQAWTGRYKGSQVQLGVYIYQVTFFDGAGKEYDYWGSITLVK; via the coding sequence TCAATTGGACTCCAGCAACGGGTGTATCTGGAAATTTTGTGCAGTATAATATTTACTCTAATGCCTCTGGGGCCTTTGTACAGGAAGGGTCAGTAACTAATTTGATGTCTTCAGTGTTTGTTCATGCAGGTGCTAATGCGAACGTGTCAAGTGTTGATTATTTCATCACCGTTGTGGTCAACAGCGGAATGTCGAATGTAGAGTTACCTGCAGCTGATACGCTTTCAACTATATTTCTTGGAGTAAATAACCCAAGTGATGGTACTGCTATTCTTCAATGGTCTGATTTGGACGATACCATAGATTCTAGCAATGGTGATTACTATTACATTTACCGTCAGGTGAATAGCGGTGCTTGGATCTTGTATGACTCTGTACTTATCTCAGACAATAACTATTACAGGGACACGATTTCGATTTGTAGTGCTAATTTTAACTATCAGGTAGCATTGAACAATTCAGAAGGATGTCAAAGCCTCAGTAATATAGATGGGGATCTTTTTCAGGATTTGATACCTCCCGCATCACCTGTGATGTCAAGTGTTACGGTTGATACAACATCTGGGAATGCTTTGTTGAACTGGTACTCTAGTTCATCTCCAGATGCGGCTGCCTACATCATTATGCAGAACATTGGAGGTGTTTGGTCAATTATAGACACGGTATATGGTTACAATAACACAACTTATCTAAATGTTAACTCCAATGCAGACCTGATAGCTGAGACTTACGGTATTGCAGCTTTTGATAGTTGTTGGAATGGAAACCCTCCAGCACCGAATACGAGTCCGTTGGGAACTCCACATATTAGTATTTTCTTAAAGAGCACTTATTCGGTATGTGATCATCAAATTACGTTGAAGTGGAATAGCTACAGAAATTGGAATAGCGGATTAGGGCATTACAATATTTATCGTTCTGATGAAGGAACAGCATATAGTTTAATCCATACCATAACTAGTGGGGATACGTTGTTTTCAGAAGTTGTAGATTATGGAGGTAATTATTGCTACATCATAGAAGCAGTGAGTGGGAATGGCCTTGATACAGCGATTTCAAATGTGGCCTGTCGTAATGCTCGTCAGCCTAATTCACCTGACTTTGCCTATATCCAATCTGTTACGGTTGAGGATGAGGTAGTAGTGGTGAAAATACATCCTGATATCTCAGGTACAACTACTGAAATTGAATTATTTCGAAGTGAAGATGGAACCAATTACCAGTCTGTTTATACCGAGAGCGATGTGAGCACAGCCATGGTTTATGAAGATCTTGAAGTTAATCCTTCTGATGATTATTACTGGTATCGCTACACCGTTAGAGATAGTTGCGAAAACGTCATTTTGACCTCAAATGATGCTAGAAGTATTCACTTATCCGTAAATGCTGATCCGCATACGATGGTTAATCTCGTTCAGTGGAATAGTTATAAAAACTGGAATGGTAATTTACTTTACTATGAGTTGTATCGCAGTGTAAATGGCGAGTATGATCCTTCACCAATTGCTGTGCTGAGTCCTAATCAACTTTATTATGAAGATGATATTTCTAATTTAATAGGTACAGAAGCAGATGGGTATTTTTGCTATTACGTTAAGGCTGTTGAATCCGTTAATGTTTATGGGCTTGAAGAGACTTCGTTAAGCAATGAAGCTTGTGCTTCCCAAAAGACGTTGGTTTACATTCCAAATGCTATGGTGGTAGGGGGAGTAAATAACCTATGGAAACCAGTTGTTAACTTAATAGATGTCAACAGTTATGAATGTCGAGTTTACAATCGTTTGGGTCAGGTGATTTTTGAAACTTCTTCTCCCGATCAAGCATGGACTGGGCGATATAAAGGAAGTCAAGTTCAGCTAGGAGTATATATCTATCAAGTGACCTTTTTTGATGGGGCAGGGAAGGAGTATGACTACTGGGGGTCAATTACTTTGGTTAAATGA